A genomic stretch from Thauera sp. GDN1 includes:
- the fabZ gene encoding 3-hydroxyacyl-ACP dehydratase FabZ has product MMDIKEILQYLPHRYPFLLVDRMLEIEPGVRARGLKNVTMNEPFFPGHFPHHPVMPGVLIIEAMAQAAALLSFKSTGVKPDDNSVVYFAGIDNARFKRPVVPGDQLIFDVEITHAKRNIYKYKARASVDGELAAEAELMCAIKTL; this is encoded by the coding sequence ATCATGGACATCAAGGAAATCCTGCAGTACCTGCCGCACCGCTATCCCTTCCTGCTCGTCGACCGCATGCTGGAGATCGAGCCCGGGGTGCGCGCGCGCGGGCTGAAGAACGTGACCATGAACGAGCCCTTCTTCCCGGGCCACTTTCCGCACCATCCGGTGATGCCGGGCGTGCTGATCATCGAGGCGATGGCGCAGGCCGCCGCGCTGCTGTCGTTCAAGAGCACCGGCGTCAAGCCCGACGACAATTCGGTAGTCTATTTCGCCGGCATCGACAACGCGCGCTTCAAGCGTCCGGTGGTGCCGGGCGACCAGCTGATCTTCGACGTCGAGATCACCCACGCCAAGCGCAATATCTACAAGTACAAGGCGCGCGCCAGCGTCGATGGCGAGCTCGCCGCCGAAGCCGAACTGATGTGCGCGATCAAGACCCTATGA
- the lpxD gene encoding UDP-3-O-(3-hydroxymyristoyl)glucosamine N-acyltransferase — MFRLQELVDRLGGELHGDGNVAVARVATLEKAGEGDLAFLANRKYLSQVKDCAASALIVGPDAREQLADRALIVTADPYLYFARVGQLFNPQPAPRPGVHRLAAVDCDVPASVEIGPGACVEEGVELGEDVVIGANCFVGRGTRIGRGTRLYPNVTVYHDCVIGTDCILHSGVVIGADGFGFARERSGAWVKIPQTGRVILGNDVEIGANTTIDRGALDDTVIGDGVKLDNLIQIAHNVRVGEHTIMAGCAGVAGSAQIGARCMVGGQAGISGHLSIADDVVVSAWTLVAKSITRPGVYTGNLPLQTHGDWVKNFSHLRHLDALAKRVRQLEQQSDGPEDRTPG, encoded by the coding sequence ATGTTCCGACTGCAAGAACTGGTCGATCGCCTCGGCGGGGAGCTCCACGGTGACGGCAACGTCGCCGTCGCCCGCGTCGCCACGCTGGAGAAGGCGGGAGAGGGCGATCTCGCCTTCCTCGCCAACCGCAAGTACCTCTCGCAGGTCAAGGATTGCGCGGCCAGCGCATTGATCGTCGGTCCCGATGCGCGCGAACAGCTCGCCGACCGGGCACTGATCGTCACCGCCGATCCCTACCTCTACTTCGCCCGCGTCGGCCAGCTGTTCAACCCGCAGCCCGCACCGCGTCCCGGGGTGCACCGTCTGGCCGCGGTGGACTGCGATGTCCCCGCCAGCGTCGAGATCGGGCCCGGAGCCTGCGTGGAAGAGGGCGTCGAGCTCGGCGAGGACGTGGTGATCGGCGCCAACTGCTTCGTCGGCCGCGGCACCCGGATCGGACGCGGCACCCGGCTTTACCCGAACGTCACCGTCTATCACGACTGCGTGATCGGCACCGACTGCATCCTGCATTCAGGGGTGGTGATCGGCGCCGACGGCTTCGGCTTCGCGCGTGAGCGCTCCGGCGCCTGGGTCAAGATCCCGCAGACCGGACGCGTCATCCTCGGCAACGACGTCGAGATCGGCGCCAACACCACGATCGACCGCGGCGCGCTGGACGACACGGTGATCGGCGACGGCGTGAAGCTCGACAACCTGATCCAGATCGCGCACAACGTGCGCGTCGGCGAGCACACGATCATGGCCGGTTGCGCCGGCGTGGCCGGCAGTGCGCAGATCGGCGCGCGCTGCATGGTCGGGGGCCAGGCCGGCATCTCCGGCCACCTCAGCATCGCCGACGACGTGGTCGTCTCCGCGTGGACGCTGGTGGCCAAGTCGATCACCAGGCCGGGCGTCTACACCGGCAACCTGCCGCTGCAAACCCATGGCGACTGGGTGAAGAACTTCTCCCATCTGCGCCACCTGGACGCGCTCGCCAAGCGCGTCCGTCAACTCGAACAACAGAGCGACGGTCCCGAGGACCGCACGCCGGGCTGA
- a CDS encoding phosphatidate cytidylyltransferase, with translation MLKDRVITAILLLAGVLGAVFLLPAAGWMLLCAALCAAAAWEWGALARFERPLRVMNAIVFGVTCLMVGFMAGLGDGSLSGAVLLMPLYIVSGLFWVFVVPAWLARKWSLSSPTLASLVGFVVLIPTALAMMHLRALGPWVLLGTMAVVWVADIAAYFSGRALGRHKLAPSISPGKTWEGAVGAAIAVLLFGFGVLVALGARQPGGALAIGLALLAWTAISIIGDLFESLLKRQAGLKDSGNILPGHGGILDRIDSLTSTLPLVALVSVALAA, from the coding sequence ATGCTTAAAGACCGCGTCATCACCGCCATCCTGCTGCTCGCCGGCGTGCTCGGCGCCGTCTTCCTGCTGCCTGCGGCGGGCTGGATGCTGCTGTGCGCGGCGCTCTGCGCCGCGGCGGCCTGGGAGTGGGGCGCACTCGCGCGTTTCGAGCGCCCGCTGAGGGTGATGAACGCGATCGTGTTCGGCGTGACCTGCCTGATGGTGGGCTTCATGGCCGGACTGGGCGACGGCAGCCTGTCGGGCGCCGTGCTGCTGATGCCGCTGTACATCGTCAGCGGGCTGTTCTGGGTGTTCGTCGTGCCGGCCTGGCTGGCGCGCAAATGGTCGCTCTCCAGCCCGACGCTGGCTTCGCTGGTCGGTTTCGTCGTCCTGATCCCGACTGCGCTGGCGATGATGCACCTGCGCGCGCTCGGGCCGTGGGTGCTGCTCGGCACCATGGCCGTGGTCTGGGTCGCGGACATCGCCGCCTACTTCTCCGGCCGCGCCTTAGGCCGTCACAAGCTGGCGCCGAGCATCAGCCCGGGCAAGACCTGGGAAGGCGCGGTCGGTGCCGCCATCGCGGTGCTGCTGTTCGGTTTCGGCGTGCTGGTCGCGCTCGGCGCACGGCAACCGGGCGGGGCGCTCGCGATCGGCCTGGCGCTGCTGGCGTGGACCGCGATCAGCATCATCGGCGACCTGTTCGAGTCCCTGCTCAAGCGTCAGGCCGGACTCAAGGACAGCGGCAACATCCTTCCCGGCCACGGCGGCATTCTCGACCGCATCGACAGCCTGACCTCGACCCTTCCGCTGGTGGCGCTGGTGTCGGTCGCGCTGGCTGCCTGA
- the rnhB gene encoding ribonuclease HII: MTLDLFAPPPADGLLVCGVDEAGRGPLCGPVMAAAVILDPARPIAGLNDSKKLSEAARERLAPQIRERALAWAVAEASVEEIDRLNILHATMLAMQRAVMALGVAPGEVLIDGNRCPKLPYPARAIVKGDATEPAISAASILAKTARDEAMRVLDTQWPQYGLAAHKGYPTAAHLAALAAHGVRDFHRRSFAPVKKLLASGAGR; this comes from the coding sequence ATGACGCTCGACCTGTTCGCGCCACCGCCCGCCGACGGACTGCTCGTGTGCGGCGTCGATGAAGCCGGGCGCGGGCCCCTGTGCGGCCCGGTGATGGCGGCGGCGGTGATCCTCGATCCGGCGCGGCCGATTGCCGGCCTGAACGACTCCAAGAAGCTCAGCGAAGCCGCCCGCGAGCGCCTGGCGCCCCAGATCCGCGAACGTGCACTGGCGTGGGCGGTGGCCGAAGCCAGCGTCGAGGAGATCGATCGCCTGAACATCCTGCACGCCACCATGCTGGCGATGCAGCGCGCGGTGATGGCGCTCGGTGTCGCACCGGGCGAGGTGCTGATCGACGGCAACCGTTGCCCGAAGCTGCCCTATCCGGCGCGCGCCATCGTCAAGGGCGACGCGACCGAACCCGCCATCTCCGCCGCCTCCATCCTCGCCAAGACGGCCCGCGACGAGGCCATGCGCGTGCTCGACACGCAATGGCCGCAGTACGGGCTGGCCGCGCACAAGGGCTATCCGACCGCCGCCCACCTCGCCGCGCTTGCGGCGCACGGCGTGCGCGACTTTCACCGCCGCAGCTTCGCGCCGGTAAAGAAGCTGCTGGCGAGCGGGGCGGGGCGGTGA
- the rseP gene encoding RIP metalloprotease RseP: MNLLDYLVPFALALGLLILVHELGHYLVARWCGVKVLRFSIGFGKPLLVRRAGRDGTEWALAAFPLGGYVKMLDEREGPVAPAELHRSFNRQSVYRRFAIVAAGPIANFLLAIALYWGLFVAGTDELRPRLALSDTPAIAQAAGVRDGDLVVSVDEEPVRSWQDLRWVLLQHALDNRELVLKVRTLEEVEAFRRLDLRGIAIDEGDADLIARIGLKPWRPHIPAVIGKISEEGAAARAGLQSGDEVIAIDGLEIEAWSDLVLAVRQASGRSLPFEVERDGAVLTFQVTPDEASENGERIGRIGVGVAEPAPGGISMFGEVRYGVVEGLVKAVRQTWETSVLSLKMIGRMFTGEVSWKNLSGPVTIADYAGQTAQLGLSHYLKFVALISISLGVLNLLPIPVLDGGHLLYYTVEIIKGGPIPERIMEIGQQIGLVLLVMLMAFAFYNDINRLISG; encoded by the coding sequence ATGAATCTTCTCGACTACCTCGTTCCCTTCGCGCTCGCGCTCGGCCTGCTGATCCTGGTGCACGAGCTCGGCCATTACCTCGTCGCACGCTGGTGCGGCGTCAAGGTGCTGCGCTTCTCGATCGGTTTCGGCAAGCCATTGCTCGTCAGGCGCGCCGGCCGCGACGGTACCGAATGGGCACTGGCGGCCTTCCCGCTCGGTGGCTACGTCAAGATGCTCGACGAGCGCGAGGGGCCGGTGGCGCCGGCCGAGCTGCACCGCAGCTTCAACCGCCAGAGCGTCTATCGCCGCTTCGCGATCGTCGCCGCCGGGCCGATCGCGAACTTCCTGCTCGCCATAGCCTTGTACTGGGGCCTGTTCGTCGCCGGCACCGACGAGCTGCGGCCGCGGCTGGCGCTGTCCGACACGCCCGCGATCGCGCAGGCCGCCGGCGTGCGCGACGGCGACCTGGTGGTATCGGTCGATGAGGAGCCGGTGCGCAGCTGGCAGGATCTGCGCTGGGTGCTGCTGCAGCACGCCCTCGACAATCGCGAGCTGGTGCTGAAGGTGCGCACGCTGGAGGAGGTGGAGGCCTTCCGCCGCCTCGATCTGCGCGGCATCGCCATCGACGAGGGTGATGCCGACCTCATCGCGCGCATCGGTCTCAAGCCCTGGCGGCCCCATATTCCCGCGGTGATCGGCAAGATCTCGGAGGAGGGCGCGGCGGCCCGCGCAGGCCTGCAGTCGGGTGACGAGGTGATCGCGATCGACGGGCTGGAGATCGAGGCCTGGAGCGACCTCGTGCTCGCGGTGCGCCAGGCTTCCGGTCGCAGCCTGCCCTTCGAGGTGGAGCGCGACGGTGCGGTCCTGACTTTCCAGGTCACCCCGGACGAAGCCAGCGAGAACGGCGAGCGCATCGGCCGCATCGGCGTCGGCGTGGCCGAGCCCGCGCCCGGCGGCATCTCGATGTTCGGCGAGGTGCGCTACGGCGTCGTCGAGGGGCTGGTGAAGGCGGTGCGCCAGACCTGGGAAACCAGCGTGCTGAGCCTGAAGATGATCGGCCGCATGTTCACCGGCGAGGTGTCGTGGAAGAACCTCTCCGGACCGGTCACGATCGCCGACTATGCGGGCCAGACGGCACAGCTCGGACTGAGCCATTACCTCAAGTTCGTGGCCCTGATCAGCATCAGCCTGGGGGTCCTGAACCTGCTCCCCATCCCGGTTCTGGATGGTGGACACTTGTTGTACTATACGGTCGAAATCATCAAGGGCGGTCCGATTCCGGAGCGCATCATGGAGATCGGTCAGCAGATCGGTCTCGTCCTCCTGGTGATGCTGATGGCATTCGCCTTCTACAACGACATCAATCGTCTCATTTCCGGCTGA
- the lpxA gene encoding acyl-ACP--UDP-N-acetylglucosamine O-acyltransferase translates to MIHPTAIVHPGAKLAANVSIGAYSLIGEHVEIGEGTRIGPHVVVEGHTRIGRDNEIFQFCSIGASPQDKKYDAEPTRLEIGDRNTIREFCSFNVGTSQDAHVTRVGNDNWIMAYVHVAHDCQVGDHTIFANNATLAGHVHVGDWAILGGFTGVHQFCRVGAHSFCGVGTVLLQDLPPFVTVAGNPAKPHGINSEGLKRRGYSAAGIAAIKRAYRALYRSGLSLDEARQRVAEIAAAEPEVGLFSEFIAESGRGIVR, encoded by the coding sequence ATGATCCATCCGACCGCCATCGTCCATCCGGGCGCCAAGCTCGCCGCGAACGTCAGCATCGGCGCCTATTCGCTGATCGGCGAGCATGTCGAGATCGGCGAAGGCACCCGCATCGGTCCGCACGTCGTGGTCGAAGGCCACACCCGCATCGGCCGCGACAACGAGATCTTCCAGTTCTGCTCGATCGGCGCCAGCCCGCAGGACAAGAAGTACGACGCCGAGCCCACCCGGCTCGAGATCGGCGACCGCAACACGATCCGCGAGTTCTGCTCGTTCAACGTCGGCACAAGCCAGGACGCGCACGTCACCCGCGTCGGCAACGACAACTGGATCATGGCCTACGTGCACGTCGCGCACGACTGCCAGGTCGGCGACCACACCATCTTCGCCAACAACGCCACGCTTGCCGGCCACGTCCATGTGGGCGACTGGGCGATCCTCGGCGGCTTCACCGGCGTGCATCAGTTCTGCCGCGTCGGCGCACACAGCTTCTGCGGCGTCGGCACCGTGCTGCTGCAGGACCTGCCGCCCTTCGTGACCGTGGCGGGCAACCCCGCCAAGCCGCACGGCATCAACAGCGAAGGCCTGAAGCGCCGTGGCTACTCGGCCGCCGGCATCGCCGCGATCAAGCGCGCCTACCGCGCGCTGTACCGTTCGGGCCTGTCGCTCGACGAGGCGCGCCAGCGCGTCGCCGAGATCGCCGCCGCCGAGCCGGAGGTGGGCCTCTTCTCCGAGTTCATCGCCGAATCCGGCCGTGGCATCGTGCGCTGA
- the ispC gene encoding 1-deoxy-D-xylulose-5-phosphate reductoisomerase, whose product MAHSAPRRLTVLGATGSIGQSTLDVVARHPDRFEVFALSAQRQHDKLLGQCLQFAPRYAVLGDPTAAAQLAAGLRDAGSRTEVLCGEAALDDIASAEAVDMVMAAIVGAAGLRPTLAAARAGKKVLLANKEALVLSGQLFMDAVRAGGATLLPIDSEHNAIFQALPVDYARDPVAAGVRRVLLTASGGPFRTAPLAALAAVTPEQACAHPNWVMGRKISVDSATMMNKGLEVIEAHWLFGAPADIIEVVVHPQSVIHSMVDYADGSVIAQLGNPDMRTPIANAMAWPERIEAGVRPLDLFEIARLDFERPDLERFPCLRLAFEALRAGGAAPAVLNAANEEAVAAFLEHRIGFLDIPAIIAACLERSGTQTVDSLEAVFAADACAREWARAEITRRPVCR is encoded by the coding sequence ATGGCTCACTCCGCTCCCCGGCGCCTGACCGTCCTGGGCGCCACCGGCTCGATCGGGCAGAGCACGCTCGACGTCGTCGCGCGCCATCCCGATCGCTTCGAGGTCTTCGCGCTCAGCGCGCAGCGCCAGCACGACAAACTGCTAGGCCAGTGTCTTCAGTTCGCCCCGCGTTACGCGGTGTTGGGCGACCCTACCGCCGCCGCGCAGCTCGCCGCGGGCCTGCGTGACGCCGGCAGCCGCACCGAGGTGCTGTGCGGCGAGGCGGCGCTGGACGACATCGCTTCCGCCGAAGCGGTCGACATGGTCATGGCGGCCATCGTCGGCGCGGCCGGCCTGCGCCCGACGCTGGCCGCTGCCCGTGCCGGCAAGAAGGTGCTGCTCGCCAACAAGGAGGCACTGGTGCTGTCCGGCCAGCTGTTCATGGACGCCGTTCGCGCCGGCGGCGCCACGCTGCTGCCGATCGACAGCGAGCACAACGCGATCTTCCAGGCGCTGCCCGTCGACTACGCGCGCGATCCGGTCGCGGCCGGGGTGCGGCGCGTGCTGCTGACCGCCTCGGGCGGTCCGTTCCGCACCGCGCCGCTGGCCGCGCTGGCAGCGGTGACGCCGGAGCAGGCCTGCGCCCATCCGAACTGGGTGATGGGGCGCAAGATCTCGGTCGATTCGGCCACGATGATGAACAAGGGCCTCGAGGTCATCGAGGCGCACTGGCTGTTCGGTGCTCCGGCCGACATCATCGAGGTCGTCGTCCATCCGCAGAGCGTGATCCACTCGATGGTGGACTACGCCGACGGCTCTGTGATCGCCCAGCTCGGCAACCCCGACATGCGTACCCCGATCGCCAATGCGATGGCGTGGCCGGAGCGCATCGAGGCCGGCGTGCGTCCGCTCGATCTGTTCGAGATCGCGCGCCTGGACTTCGAGCGCCCCGACCTCGAACGCTTCCCCTGCCTGCGCCTGGCCTTCGAGGCCCTGCGTGCCGGCGGGGCCGCGCCGGCGGTGCTCAATGCCGCGAACGAGGAGGCGGTCGCAGCCTTCCTCGAGCATCGCATCGGCTTCCTGGACATTCCCGCCATCATCGCCGCCTGCCTGGAACGCAGCGGCACGCAGACGGTCGATTCGCTGGAGGCGGTGTTCGCCGCCGACGCCTGCGCGCGCGAATGGGCGCGTGCCGAAATCACCCGACGTCCGGTTTGCAGATGA
- a CDS encoding OmpH family outer membrane protein, whose amino-acid sequence MKVSTLSLLAAALLGMSQAAIAETKIGFVNSDRVMREAAPAVRAQQRLEKEFEKRDQELQRLARDLKSMQEDLERNGPTMGDSDRRNKERAFNELNRDFQRKQREFREDLNQRRNEELASVLDKANRSVKQIAEQENYDIIFQEAVYANPRIDITEKVIQSLSDAK is encoded by the coding sequence GTGAAAGTCAGTACCCTCTCCCTGCTGGCAGCCGCACTGCTCGGCATGTCCCAGGCCGCAATCGCCGAGACCAAGATCGGCTTCGTGAACTCCGACCGCGTGATGCGCGAGGCGGCGCCCGCCGTGCGCGCGCAGCAGCGGCTCGAGAAGGAGTTCGAGAAGCGCGACCAGGAGCTTCAGCGCCTCGCCCGCGACCTCAAGTCCATGCAGGAAGACCTCGAGCGCAACGGCCCGACCATGGGCGACAGCGACCGCCGCAACAAGGAGCGCGCCTTCAACGAGCTCAACCGCGACTTCCAGCGCAAGCAGCGCGAGTTCCGCGAGGACCTCAACCAGCGCCGCAACGAGGAACTCGCCTCGGTGCTCGACAAGGCCAATCGCTCGGTCAAGCAGATCGCCGAGCAGGAAAACTACGACATCATCTTCCAGGAAGCGGTCTACGCGAACCCGCGCATCGACATCACCGAGAAGGTGATCCAGTCGCTGTCGGACGCCAAGTAA
- the bamA gene encoding outer membrane protein assembly factor BamA, whose product MNRKLLPGLIMALLAAAPAFAFDPFVVKDIRVEGIQRTEAGTVFNYLPVRVGETFSEQQAADAIRALFATGFFSDVRIETEGDVIVVVVDERPAIADITFVGVKEFDKDALKAGLREVGLAESRIFDRALLERAEQELKRQYLSRGKYAATVTTTVTPLERNRVGINFAVEEGDVAKIRQINIVGAKAFDSEDLVEQMQLTTPGWLTWYTKNDQYSRQKLSADLETLRSFYLNQGYLDFNIDSTQVSITPDKKDIYITVNITEGEQYTVTGVRFTGDLVLPESEYVALTQIRPGEVFSRERLTETTKAITDRLGNEGYAFANVNAAPEVDKEKREVAFTVFVDPGRRVYVRRINVGGNTKTRDEVVRREMRQMEGGWYDAAAINRSRNRIDRLGFFDEVNVETPAVPGTTDQVDVNFTVKERPTGNLMLGAGFSSAENIVLSASIAQQNLFGSGNALTLALNTSQSSRTAALSFTNPYYTVDGVSLGWDLYHRTYDADELDSVSPYKTVSTGAGIRLGWPIAEDDQINFGLTADQTEISTYTNSPFLYQRFCDENGGSLAGDGTCEVTVRSVLATVGWSRDSRDSFTYPRSGSYQRLYGEVTVPVADLRYGKLGYQYQHWFPIGRDYALMLNADFGWAKGFGGEKVPFYKNYYVGGIGSVRGYDQGSIGPKFIDTDGDITSTGGTRKVVGNAEFYFPMPGAGKDRSFRISAFFDAGYVWGDDQQPLVANGEFVEQDVRLDDLRYSTGLAFSWSSPIGPLKFSFGHPLNKKENDEVQRFQFQLGSVF is encoded by the coding sequence ATGAATCGCAAGCTCCTGCCCGGGCTCATCATGGCCCTCCTTGCCGCTGCGCCGGCATTCGCGTTCGACCCCTTCGTCGTCAAGGACATCCGGGTCGAAGGCATCCAGCGCACCGAGGCGGGCACCGTCTTCAACTATCTGCCGGTCCGGGTGGGCGAAACCTTCAGCGAGCAGCAGGCGGCGGATGCGATCCGCGCGCTGTTCGCCACCGGTTTCTTCAGCGACGTGCGCATCGAGACCGAGGGCGACGTGATCGTCGTCGTCGTGGACGAGCGCCCGGCGATCGCCGACATCACCTTCGTCGGCGTCAAGGAGTTCGACAAGGATGCGCTGAAGGCCGGCCTGCGCGAGGTCGGCCTGGCCGAATCGCGCATCTTCGACCGCGCGCTGCTCGAGCGCGCCGAGCAGGAGCTCAAGCGCCAGTACCTGTCGCGCGGCAAGTACGCCGCCACCGTGACCACCACCGTGACGCCGCTCGAGCGCAACCGGGTCGGCATCAACTTCGCGGTCGAGGAGGGCGACGTCGCCAAGATCCGCCAGATCAACATCGTCGGCGCCAAGGCTTTCGACTCCGAAGACCTGGTCGAGCAGATGCAGCTCACCACGCCCGGCTGGCTGACCTGGTACACCAAGAACGACCAGTACTCGCGCCAGAAGCTGTCGGCCGACCTCGAGACCCTGCGTTCCTTCTACCTGAACCAGGGTTATCTCGACTTCAACATCGATTCCACCCAGGTCTCGATCACGCCCGACAAGAAGGACATCTACATCACGGTCAACATCACCGAGGGCGAGCAGTACACCGTGACCGGCGTGCGCTTCACCGGCGATCTCGTGCTGCCCGAATCCGAGTACGTGGCGCTGACGCAGATCCGCCCCGGCGAGGTGTTCTCGCGCGAACGGCTGACCGAGACCACCAAGGCGATCACCGACCGCCTCGGCAACGAGGGCTACGCCTTCGCCAACGTCAACGCCGCGCCGGAAGTCGACAAGGAGAAGCGCGAGGTCGCCTTCACCGTCTTCGTCGATCCGGGCCGCCGGGTGTACGTGCGCCGCATCAACGTCGGTGGCAACACCAAGACCCGCGACGAGGTCGTGCGCCGCGAGATGCGCCAGATGGAAGGCGGCTGGTACGACGCCGCGGCGATCAACCGCTCGCGCAACCGCATCGACCGCCTCGGCTTCTTCGACGAGGTCAACGTCGAGACCCCCGCCGTACCCGGCACGACCGACCAGGTCGATGTGAACTTCACCGTCAAGGAACGCCCCACCGGCAACCTGATGCTGGGTGCGGGCTTCTCCAGCGCGGAGAACATCGTGCTGTCGGCGTCGATCGCGCAGCAGAACCTGTTCGGCAGCGGCAATGCGCTGACCCTGGCGCTGAACACCAGCCAGTCCAGCCGCACCGCGGCGCTGTCATTCACGAACCCGTACTACACGGTGGACGGCGTCAGCCTGGGCTGGGACCTGTACCACCGCACCTACGATGCCGACGAACTCGACAGCGTGTCGCCGTACAAGACGGTGTCGACCGGCGCCGGCATCCGCCTCGGCTGGCCGATCGCCGAGGACGACCAGATCAACTTCGGCCTGACCGCGGACCAGACCGAGATCTCGACCTATACGAACAGTCCTTTCCTGTATCAGCGTTTCTGTGACGAGAATGGCGGCTCTCTGGCTGGCGACGGCACCTGCGAGGTGACGGTGCGCAGCGTGCTGGCCACGGTCGGCTGGTCCCGCGACAGCCGTGACAGCTTCACCTATCCGCGCTCGGGCAGCTACCAGCGCCTGTACGGCGAGGTCACCGTGCCGGTCGCCGACCTCCGCTACGGCAAGCTCGGCTACCAGTACCAGCACTGGTTCCCGATCGGTCGTGACTACGCACTGATGCTGAATGCCGATTTCGGCTGGGCCAAGGGCTTCGGTGGCGAGAAGGTGCCGTTCTACAAGAACTACTACGTCGGCGGCATCGGTTCGGTGCGCGGCTACGACCAGGGTTCCATCGGCCCGAAGTTCATCGATACCGACGGCGACATCACCTCGACCGGCGGCACGCGCAAGGTGGTCGGCAACGCCGAGTTCTACTTCCCGATGCCGGGGGCGGGCAAGGACCGTTCCTTCCGCATCTCGGCCTTCTTCGATGCCGGCTACGTGTGGGGCGACGACCAGCAGCCCCTGGTGGCGAACGGCGAGTTCGTCGAGCAGGATGTCCGTCTGGACGACCTGCGCTACAGTACCGGCCTCGCGTTCTCGTGGAGCTCCCCGATCGGCCCGCTCAAGTTCAGCTTCGGCCATCCGCTCAACAAGAAGGAAAACGACGAAGTCCAGCGATTCCAGTTCCAGCTCGGCAGCGTCTTCTGA
- the lpxB gene encoding lipid-A-disaccharide synthase yields MTVRIAMVAGETSGDLLASHLIRALRQHLPDAEFFGIGGPKMQAEGFEVRWPCELLAVHGYVDALKRYRELSGIRRELLAQIRRERPTAFIGVDAPDFNLWLEGKVRDAGMPSIHFVSPSIWAWRGGRIKRIARSVSHMLCLFPFEPEIYERAGVPVSYVGHPLADVFPLHPDRDGTRERFGIPLEHRVVAMLPGSRQSEVRNLADTYIATARRLLERDPGLGFLVPLATRETREIFEEALHRNEATELPIRMLFGHAVDAMTAADVVLVASGTASLEAALLKRPMVITYRIGKWQYRLMKRMAYLPWVGLPNILCNEGIVPELLQDDAEPEKLAEAIEGWLQDAPRRAAAEARFMELHLTLKQDTARRAAEAILPYLGATER; encoded by the coding sequence ATGACCGTCCGCATCGCGATGGTCGCCGGTGAAACCTCCGGCGACCTGCTTGCCAGCCACCTGATCCGCGCGCTGCGCCAGCATCTGCCGGATGCCGAGTTCTTCGGCATCGGCGGTCCGAAAATGCAGGCCGAAGGCTTCGAGGTGCGCTGGCCGTGCGAGCTGCTTGCGGTCCACGGCTACGTCGACGCCCTCAAGCGTTACCGAGAGCTGTCCGGCATCCGTCGCGAACTGCTGGCGCAGATCCGCCGCGAACGCCCGACGGCCTTCATCGGTGTCGACGCGCCGGACTTCAACCTGTGGCTGGAAGGCAAGGTTCGCGACGCCGGCATGCCCTCGATCCATTTCGTCAGCCCCTCGATCTGGGCCTGGCGCGGCGGGCGGATCAAGCGCATCGCGCGCTCGGTCTCGCACATGCTGTGCCTGTTCCCGTTCGAGCCCGAGATCTACGAGCGCGCCGGCGTCCCGGTGAGCTACGTCGGCCATCCGCTGGCGGACGTGTTTCCGCTACATCCGGACCGCGACGGCACCCGCGAACGCTTCGGGATTCCGCTCGAGCACAGGGTGGTCGCGATGCTACCGGGCAGTCGCCAGTCCGAGGTGCGCAATCTCGCCGACACCTACATCGCGACCGCGCGCCGTCTGCTCGAACGCGACCCCGGGCTCGGCTTCCTGGTCCCGCTCGCAACCCGCGAGACGCGGGAGATCTTCGAGGAGGCACTGCATCGCAACGAGGCCACCGAGCTGCCGATCCGCATGCTCTTCGGCCACGCCGTCGATGCGATGACCGCCGCCGACGTGGTGCTGGTGGCGAGCGGCACCGCAAGCCTGGAGGCCGCGCTGCTCAAGCGCCCGATGGTGATCACCTACCGCATCGGCAAGTGGCAGTACCGCCTGATGAAGCGCATGGCCTACCTGCCCTGGGTCGGGCTGCCCAACATCCTGTGCAACGAAGGCATCGTGCCCGAACTGCTGCAGGACGACGCGGAGCCGGAGAAGCTCGCAGAGGCGATCGAGGGCTGGCTGCAGGATGCGCCGCGCCGGGCCGCGGCCGAGGCGCGCTTCATGGAACTCCACCTCACCCTGAAGCAGGACACCGCACGGCGGGCCGCCGAAGCCATCCTGCCCTACCTCGGCGCGACCGAGCGCTGA